One window of the Cryptomeria japonica chromosome 7, Sugi_1.0, whole genome shotgun sequence genome contains the following:
- the LOC131856305 gene encoding uncharacterized protein LOC131856305 yields MRDVVLRLACSTALEVTVKLLNGTINSDENNISKTDANNMTCHYTVLELPQLRVKHSQKAFKIKAVVITTPGGPDVMQVQEVDDPQLNDEEVLIKICATALNRTDTLQRQGMYPLPNGVPPYPGLESSGVIEAVGKTVDKWKVGDQEL; encoded by the exons ATGCGAGATGTCGTATTGAGATTGGCTTGCTCGACAGCTTTGGAAGTTACAGTTAAGTTGCTGAATG GAACTATTAATTCTGATGAAAATAATATTTCCAAAACAGATGCTAATAATATGACGTGTCACTATACAGTG CTCGAATTACCACAGCTGAGAGTAAAACATTCACAGAAAGCATTCAAAATTAAGGCAGTGGTGATAACAACTCCAGGCGGTCCAGATGTCATGCAAGTTCAAGAAGTCGACGATCCTCAGCTTAATGATGAAGAAGTGCTGATAAAAATATGTGCAACAGCGCTGAATAGGACAGATACTCTGCAAAGACAGGGCATGTACCCTCTGCCTAACGGCGTGCCTCCTTATCCTGGACTGGAATCTTCAGGGGTAATTGAAGCGGTGGGCAAAACTGTTGACAAATGGAAAGTAGGTGATCAG GAGCTTTAG